The following proteins come from a genomic window of Myroides odoratus DSM 2801:
- a CDS encoding UDP-N-acetylmuramoyl-tripeptide--D-alanyl-D-alanine ligase, with protein MNIQELYSCFTEADGIAIDTRNITPNSLFFALKGDNFDANEFAQEALDKGARYVIMDNPKLVTDRDKMFLVPNALQALQQLANYHRQQLGLPIIALTGSNGKTTTKELIKAVLSRKYNVKATQGNYNNHIGVPLTLLQFDDETDIGIVEMGANHLNEIALLCTIAQPDYGYITNFGKAHLEGFGGFEGVIKGKSELYDYLEDNHKMAFVNADDPRQDAKTITFSRYTFGSKETEANLEVEIIEHTELATIQLGEKRITSHLTGQYNATNMAAAVAIGQYFGVSLEEANQAIQAYIPTNNRSQWIKQEPFTILLDAYNANPSSMELSVANFNQLPSTSPKIYILGDMFELGTASEKEHKNIIQQVEDTTFEKAFFIGKEFSKVKDTTTSTAITFFETLPDFMAAYGDVAQILAHHTVLIKGSRGMALEKIISFLK; from the coding sequence ATGAATATACAGGAATTATACAGCTGCTTCACAGAAGCTGACGGCATAGCAATTGACACGAGAAATATTACGCCCAACAGTCTTTTTTTCGCTTTAAAAGGCGATAATTTTGATGCAAATGAATTTGCACAAGAGGCTTTAGACAAAGGAGCGCGTTATGTAATCATGGATAATCCTAAACTCGTAACGGACCGAGATAAAATGTTTCTTGTACCCAATGCCTTACAAGCTTTACAACAATTAGCAAACTATCACAGACAGCAATTGGGGCTTCCGATTATTGCCTTAACAGGTAGTAACGGAAAAACAACGACCAAAGAGCTAATCAAGGCCGTTTTAAGTCGTAAATACAACGTAAAAGCAACACAAGGCAACTACAACAATCACATTGGTGTACCCTTAACTTTACTTCAATTTGACGATGAAACCGACATTGGAATCGTAGAAATGGGAGCCAATCACCTCAACGAAATTGCGCTTTTATGTACCATCGCACAACCTGATTATGGTTATATCACCAACTTTGGCAAAGCCCATTTAGAGGGATTTGGCGGTTTTGAAGGAGTAATCAAAGGAAAAAGTGAATTATACGACTATTTAGAAGATAATCACAAGATGGCGTTTGTCAATGCAGATGACCCTAGACAGGATGCAAAAACCATCACCTTCTCAAGGTATACGTTTGGATCAAAAGAAACAGAAGCTAACCTTGAAGTTGAAATCATTGAACACACAGAATTAGCAACAATACAACTAGGAGAAAAGCGCATAACCTCTCATCTTACTGGTCAATATAATGCTACTAATATGGCAGCTGCTGTAGCCATTGGTCAGTATTTTGGCGTGAGCTTAGAAGAAGCAAATCAAGCTATTCAAGCATATATTCCTACAAATAATCGATCTCAATGGATTAAACAAGAACCATTTACCATTTTATTAGATGCGTACAATGCGAATCCTTCGAGTATGGAACTATCTGTTGCGAACTTTAACCAACTTCCGTCTACTTCCCCCAAAATTTACATTTTAGGAGATATGTTTGAGTTGGGTACAGCAAGTGAAAAAGAACATAAAAACATCATCCAACAAGTAGAAGATACCACTTTTGAAAAAGCCTTTTTCATTGGAAAAGAATTCTCAAAAGTAAAAGATACGACTACTTCAACCGCGATAACTTTTTTTGAAACACTACCCGATTTCATGGCAGCATACGGAGATGTAGCACAAATATTGGCGCATCATACAGTTTTAATCAAAGGATCAAGAGGAATGGCATTGGAAAAAATCATTTCATTTTTAAAATAA
- a CDS encoding NUDIX domain-containing protein produces the protein MQEKVYPNAIPTVDIAVLRLNSDHTYSLLLGKKEHEPKWRFVGGFVDADDSSYESAAVRELFEETNLVATPDEIKYVGSTKIDDPRYRNHKDKIITHLYLLEIPATTADIQPKDDIKALQWFPLSSFEKEDIMDVHHPIVTLFMQYIEKR, from the coding sequence ATGCAAGAAAAAGTTTACCCAAACGCAATACCAACGGTCGATATTGCTGTTTTACGATTAAATTCAGACCACACCTATTCTCTCTTATTAGGTAAAAAAGAACACGAACCCAAATGGCGATTTGTTGGAGGTTTCGTTGACGCAGACGATTCTAGCTATGAATCAGCCGCTGTAAGAGAGTTATTTGAAGAAACGAACCTCGTAGCCACACCAGATGAAATTAAGTACGTAGGTTCAACTAAAATTGATGATCCGCGCTACCGCAATCACAAAGACAAAATCATCACCCATTTGTATCTGTTGGAAATTCCTGCAACAACAGCAGATATTCAACCCAAAGATGATATCAAAGCGCTACAATGGTTTCCCTTATCTTCTTTTGAAAAAGAAGATATTATGGATGTACACCATCCAATCGTTACTTTATTTATGCAGTATATCGAAAAACGATAA
- a CDS encoding shikimate kinase, whose product MEKIIILGYMGAGKSTIAQQLAQELQLSYYDLDHEIEKQQQQKITTIFAEKGEVYFRKIEHQILHQLLNKNERAILSLGGGTPCYANNHLILQQDGIQSFYLKASIQTLTERLAKEKEHRPMLQTNTEDTLETFIAKHLFDRSYFYYQAKHVISVDDKPVNQIVEEIKTILKD is encoded by the coding sequence ATGGAAAAAATAATTATTTTAGGTTATATGGGCGCAGGAAAATCTACAATTGCTCAACAATTAGCCCAAGAACTACAACTTTCTTACTATGACCTAGACCATGAAATTGAAAAACAGCAACAACAAAAGATAACAACAATTTTTGCCGAAAAAGGAGAAGTGTACTTCAGAAAGATTGAACACCAAATCTTACATCAACTTTTAAACAAAAACGAAAGAGCAATACTAAGTTTAGGTGGAGGCACCCCTTGTTATGCAAACAATCATCTCATATTGCAACAAGACGGGATTCAATCTTTTTATTTAAAGGCATCCATACAGACCTTAACGGAACGCTTAGCAAAAGAAAAAGAGCATCGACCAATGTTGCAAACCAACACAGAGGATACTCTTGAAACTTTTATCGCTAAACATTTATTTGATCGCAGCTATTTCTATTATCAAGCTAAACACGTTATTTCTGTTGATGATAAACCCGTCAATCAAATTGTAGAGGAGATTAAAACGATACTTAAAGATTAA